A window from Gemmatimonadota bacterium encodes these proteins:
- a CDS encoding acyl-CoA dehydrogenase, with protein sequence FGGYGYMRDYPVEKLMRDAKATEIYEGSNEIQRVVIARELYQG encoded by the coding sequence CTTTGGCGGCTACGGCTACATGCGCGACTACCCGGTCGAGAAGCTCATGCGCGACGCCAAGGCGACGGAGATCTACGAGGGCAGCAACGAGATCCAGCGGGTGGTGATTGCGCGAGAGCTTTACCAG